ACCGGGTAAGGTTTTAGGTGAAGGTAGTATATCAACTAAAGTTACTGTAGCTGCATTTAAATTTTCTCAAGAGGCAGAACGTAAGATTACAGCTGCAGGTGGAAAATGCCTAAAGATTGATGAGCTAATGGCTGAGAATCCTAAAGGTTCTAATGTTAAAATCATAAAGTAGGTGAATAGAATGGCAACAATTATTGACGGAGAAGGACTTGTACTTGGTAGACTTGCTAGTACAGTCAGTAAAAGACTTTTAAATGGAGAAGAAATAACTGTCATCAATGCTGAGAAAATTATTATCTCTGGTAATAAGGATTTTATCTACGCTAAATACAAACAACGAGTAGACAGAGCAAGTATCTCAAATCCTAGAGATTTAGGTCCTAAATACCCACGTAGACCAGATGATATTTTCAGAAGAACTGTTAGAGGAATGATTCCTTACAGGAAACCTCATGGAAGAACTGCTTACAAAAACTTAAAAGTTAACGTAGGTGTTCCTAAAGAGTTAGAAGGACAGGAAGTTGTAGAAGTTAAACAAGCACAGCCTAAAAACATTACTAAAAGTATGGAATTAGGTACAGTTTCAAAATTATTAGGTGCTAAATTTTAAATTAATTTATTCAGAAGGTAGTTAATTATGAGTAAAACAGTACATACTAGTGGTAAAAGGAAAACCGCTATTGCTAGAGGTACCGTTAAAGAGGGTACCGGTAGAGTTAAGGTTAACCGTAAACCAGTTGAGTTATATGAACCTGAGTTAGCTAGACTTAAATTATTTGAGCCTTTAGAATTAGCTGGCGATGACCTTGTAAATTCTGTTGACATTAATATCAGAGTTGTTGGCGGTGGAATTATGGGTCAAGCTGAGGCTGCTCGTATGGTTATTGCTAAAGGTTTAGTTGAGTATACTGGTGATATGAATCTTAAGGATAGATATGTTCAATATGATAGAACAATGTTAGTTGGAGATCCACGTCGTTCTGAGTCTAAAAAATTTGGTGGACCAGGTGCTAGAGCAAGAAAACAAAAAAGTTACAGGTAAATTTTTATGTTACTCGTAAGATGTTTTACATGTGGGAAGGTTATTTCAGCAAGTTTTGATGAGTTTAAGGAGAGAACTGAGAATGGTGAGGATCCAGGCGAGGTTCTTGATGATTTAGGTATTACAAAATATTGTTGTAGAAGGATGTTCATTTCACACGTTGATGTGTGGTAAGTGAATGTCGAACTAAAATATAGGGAGTATTATATAGGAAGTTTATTACTTCTTTTTTAAGGTCTCCTCTCCATTCATTCCTATTATTAAGGTTTGTCTTGGAGTATTACTTTAGTTATGTTGTTGAATAAGAATTATACTGTTAAGGAGCATTTAAAATTTATGGAATCTAGAGGTAATACAAGATTTGAACGTGCTAGACTTATTGGGTCTCGTGCTTTACAAATTTCTATGGGTGCTAAGCCATTAGTTGATTTTACACCTGATATGGATCCAATTAAGATAGCAATTAATGAATATGAGGAAGGTGTACTTCCATTAGATGCAGTTGTTAAGGATGAATATAAGGATTAAATTTTCTTATTATTTTATTTTTAATTCCGAGTATAGAACAATTTAACTTTCTTATTTATACACTTATAAGGAAAATAAAACATAGCCCTTTAATTAAACAACTATTTCTACATTGATAAAAGAGGTGTTTTTTTATGGATAGTGTAATAGAAGACGTAAGATTAAGAAAAATTATAGATAGTAGAGGAAATCCAACTGTTGAGGCTGATGTTTTAACATGGAATGGATTTGGTAGAGCTGCAGCACCTAGTGGAGCTAGTACTGGAGTTAATGAGGTTACTTCATTTCCTGATGGTGGAGTGGACCAAGTTGTGAATGATATTGAGGATTTAATTTCTTCTGAAATTATTGGTATGGAAGCTGAAGATATTAGGGAAATTGATAATGTACTTAAAGAGATTGATGGTACTGATAACTTTTCTAATATAGGTGGTAATACTGCTGTGGCTGTTTCTATGGCTACTGCTAAGGCTGCTGCTTCTAGTTATAATCTTCCATTGTATAAGTTTTTAGGTGGTATTATGCCTACATCTATTCCTTATCCATTAGGGAATATGATTAATGGTGGTGCTCATGCTGGTAAGAATGCACCTGATATTCAGGAGTTTTTAGTTATTCCTGTTGGTGCTTCTAATATTACTGAGGCAATTACTACTAATATTAATGTTCACAGAAGGATTAAGGCTAAGATTCAGGATAAGGATTCTACTTTTACTGGTGGTAAAGGTGATGAAGGTGGATGGGCTCCTAACCTTACTAATGAGGAAGCTCTTGAAATTCAAACATCTGCTTGTGAGGAAATCAGTGATGAGACTGGTGTTCTTGTAAGACCTGGTTTAGATGTTGCATCTAGTGAGTTCTGGAATGAGGATGAACAGAAATACATCTATGAACGTGAGGGTACTTCCAGAACTGTTGAGGAACAAATCGATTATATTGCTGATTTAATTAGTACATATAAGTTCTTCTATGTTGAGGATCCTATACAAGAGAATGATTTCTCTGCATTTGCTGAGATTACTAAGAAATCTGGTGATGACTGTCTAATATGTGGTGACGATCTTTTTGTTACTAATGCTAAGATATTAGCTAAGGGTATTGAGGCTGGTGCTGGTAATTCATTAATTATTAAACCTAACCAGATTGGTACTTTAACTGATACATATAATACTATTAAGTTAGCTAAGGCTAATCAGTATGTTCCAATTGTATCTCACAGATCTGGTGAAACTACTGATGAGACTATTGCTCATTTAGCTGTTGCATTTAATGCACCTATTATTAAGACTGGTGCTGCTGGTGGAGAAAGAATTGCTAAACTTAATGAGTTAGTTAGAATAGAAGAGGAATTATTAAATCCTAAGATGGCTGATTTATAAGTCGGAGTTTATGATGAATATAATTGTTGATTACATGCAGTGTATTGGCTTTGGTTGTCTTGAATGCCTGGATATTTGTCCTATGAATGTGTTTGACTTTACTGATGTTTTAGTTGTCAGTAGGCCGGA
This genomic interval from Candidatus Methanosphaera massiliense contains the following:
- a CDS encoding 50S ribosomal protein L13 — protein: MATIIDGEGLVLGRLASTVSKRLLNGEEITVINAEKIIISGNKDFIYAKYKQRVDRASISNPRDLGPKYPRRPDDIFRRTVRGMIPYRKPHGRTAYKNLKVNVGVPKELEGQEVVEVKQAQPKNITKSMELGTVSKLLGAKF
- a CDS encoding DNA-directed RNA polymerase subunit K; translation: MESRGNTRFERARLIGSRALQISMGAKPLVDFTPDMDPIKIAINEYEEGVLPLDAVVKDEYKD
- a CDS encoding DNA-directed RNA polymerase subunit N, which translates into the protein MLLVRCFTCGKVISASFDEFKERTENGEDPGEVLDDLGITKYCCRRMFISHVDVW
- a CDS encoding 30S ribosomal protein S9, whose amino-acid sequence is MSKTVHTSGKRKTAIARGTVKEGTGRVKVNRKPVELYEPELARLKLFEPLELAGDDLVNSVDINIRVVGGGIMGQAEAARMVIAKGLVEYTGDMNLKDRYVQYDRTMLVGDPRRSESKKFGGPGARARKQKSYR
- the eno gene encoding phosphopyruvate hydratase — protein: MDSVIEDVRLRKIIDSRGNPTVEADVLTWNGFGRAAAPSGASTGVNEVTSFPDGGVDQVVNDIEDLISSEIIGMEAEDIREIDNVLKEIDGTDNFSNIGGNTAVAVSMATAKAAASSYNLPLYKFLGGIMPTSIPYPLGNMINGGAHAGKNAPDIQEFLVIPVGASNITEAITTNINVHRRIKAKIQDKDSTFTGGKGDEGGWAPNLTNEEALEIQTSACEEISDETGVLVRPGLDVASSEFWNEDEQKYIYEREGTSRTVEEQIDYIADLISTYKFFYVEDPIQENDFSAFAEITKKSGDDCLICGDDLFVTNAKILAKGIEAGAGNSLIIKPNQIGTLTDTYNTIKLAKANQYVPIVSHRSGETTDETIAHLAVAFNAPIIKTGAAGGERIAKLNELVRIEEELLNPKMADL
- a CDS encoding 4Fe-4S dicluster domain-containing protein, with the protein product MNIIVDYMQCIGFGCLECLDICPMNVFDFTDVLVVSRPDDCCRCDACLDVCPRSAISFE